AGCATATGTGATGCACGCCGAGGAGGCTGAGGCGGAGCCCAACTCTACGCTGATCACTGGTAACTTTTACGATTAAGTCTAATTGGTTATAATTTTGATTGCCTGTAATTGTTCGATCATTATGTGATTTGACTATTGGGACCGTTAACATAGAAAGAAGTTCTACCTAGTTTGAGATCATTTTCGAATTCATGCAATTTTGAGGAGTAATTTGATGTTAATTTTCGAGATTTCGTTGATTTTGGGGTTAAATTCGAATAGGAGATTAGGGTCTTGTTGcagttttcgaaaatttgaagggGCATGGTACAATCTTCGAACTTTAAGGGGGTTAATTTGCAATTTTTGATTTTTCTGAGGgtgaatttcgaattttatggaATTTTGGGTTAACTGCCGATAAGGAATCcttattgttcaacaatattaGACGTGATGGTATGATTTGTCGCAGGGAGGATATATATTGCAGGTGTAGCCACGCATGCATTGCTAGACTTAGGGGCTACGCATTCGTTTATATCTGAATCTTTCGTGAAGCGACTAGGGATCATGACAGTAGCGATGGATTCAGGATTCAGGGTATCGATTCCATCCGGGGATCAGATGTTCACATCCCGAATAGTGCGAGGATTAGAGCTCAGGTTACAGCAGAAAGCAGTACGGGCAGATCTTATAGTACTACCgttgccagagtttgacatcatacTAGGCATGGACTGGCTCTCTTCTCATGGAGCAGTCATAGATTTCCGCCAGAGGTCGGTGTCTGTTAGACCTCCTAGTGGGAAGCCGTTTGTATTTGAGGCAGCTAGACATCAGCAGTTCCCGCACGTCATTTCCTGCatgtgtgcgaggaagcttattaagagAGGATGCCAGACATTCTTAGCCAGCATAGTATCAGTGTCGGAGCTAGTCAGTCAGAGGCTGGAGGATGTAGATGTGGTCAACGAGTTCTCGAGCGTGTTCCCTGACGATGTTTCAGGCATTCCACCAGACCGAGAGGTGGAATTCTCTATTGAGCTCATGCCAGGGACAGTGCCGAACACTTTTGcgcgctattcttaaaaagaacttggattgacatttctatggacttcattttggggttgcctaggactaagaaggggagggattctatttttgttgttgtggatagattctcttagatggcacattttatagcttgtcataaaaccgatgatgcttcaaacattgcggatttgttctttaaaaaagttgttaggttgcatggcatgcctaggactattgtttctggtcgcgatgttaaattcttgagttacttttggaatactttatgggctaaactttgcacaaaattgttgttttcttctacttgttatcctcaaacggatggacaaactgaagttgtcaataaaactttgggaaaacttttgcgtgctattcttaaaaagaacttggattgatatttctatggacttcattttggggttgcctaggactaagaaggggagggattctatttttgttgttgtggatagattctcttagatggcacattttatagcttgtcataaaaccgatgatgcttcaaacattgcggatttgttctttagagaagtcgttaggttgcatggcatgcctaagactattgtttctgttcacgatgttaaattattgtgttacttttggaagactttatgggctaaacttggcacaaaattgttggtttctactacttgtcatcctcaaacggatggacaaactgaagttgtcaataaaattttgggaacacttttgcgtgctattcttaaaaagaacttggattgacatttctatggtctttattttggggttgcctaggactaagaaggggagggattctatttttgttgttgtggatagattctctaagatggcacaatttatagcttgtcaaaaaaccgatgatgcttcaaacattgcggattttttctttacagaagtcgttaggttgcatggcatgcctaggactattgtttctggtcgcgatgttaaactcatgcgttacttttagaagactttatggctaaacttggcacaaaattgttgttttctactacttgtcatcctcaaacggatggacaaaccgaagttgtcaatagaactttgggaacacttttgcgtgctattcttaaaaagaacttggattgacatttctatggactacaTTTttgtgttgcctaggactaagaaggggaggattctatttttgttgttgtggatagattctctaagacggtacattttatagcttgtcataaaaccgatgatgcttcaaacattgcggatttgttctttagagaaatcgttagattgcatggcatgcctaggactattgtttctggtcgcgatgttaaattcttgagttacttttagaagactttatgggctaaaccggacacaaaattgttgttttctactacttgtcatcctcaaacggatggacaaactgaagttgcaaacagaactttgggaacattattgcgtgctattcttaaaaagaacttggattgacatttctatgtactttattttgggttgcctaggactaagaagggtagggattctatttttgttgttgcggatagattctctaagacggcacattttatagcttgtcataaaaccgatgatgcttcaaacattgcggatttgttctttagagaagtcgttaggttgcatggcatgcctaggactattgtttctggtcacgatgttaaattcttgagctacttttggaatactttatgggctaaacttggcacaaaattgttgttttctactacttgtcatcctcaaacggatggacaaactgaagttgtcaatagaactttgggaacacttttgcgagctattcttaaaaagaacttggattgacatttctatggactttatttttgggttgcctaggactaagaagggtagggattctatttttgttgttgtgtatagattctctaagaaggcacattttatagcttgtcataaaacgatgatgcttcaaacattgcggatttcttctttagagaagtcgttaggttgcatggcatgcctaggactattgtttttggtcgcgattttaaattcttgagttacttttagaagactttatgggctaaaccggacacaaaattgttgttttctactacttttcatcctcaaacggatagacaaactgaagttgccaacagaactttgggaacacttttgcgtgctattcttaaaaagagcttggattgacatttctatgtactttattttgggttgcctaggactaagaagggtagggattctatttttgttgttgtggatagattctctaagacggcacattttatagcttgtcataaaaccgatgatgcttcaaacattgcggatttgttctttagagaagtcgttaggttgcatggcatgcctaggactattgtttctggtcacgatgttaaattcttgagctacttttggaatactttatgggctaaacttggcacaaaattgttgttttctactacttgtcatcctcaaacggatggacaaactgaagttgtcaatagaactttgggaacacttttgcgtgctattcttaaaaagaacttggattgacatttctatggaatttatttttgggttgcctaggactaagaagggtagggattctatttttgttgttgtgtatagattctctaagaaggcacattttatagcttgtcataaaacgatgatgcttcaaacattgcggatttcttctttagagaagtcgttagtttgcatggcatgcctaggactattgtttctggtcgcgatgttaaattcttgagttacttttggaagactttatgggctaaacttggcacaaaattgttgttttctactacttgtcatcctcaaacgaatggacaaactgaagttgtcaatagaactttgggaacacttttgcatgctattcttaaaaagaacttggattgacatttctatggactttattttggggttgcctaggactaagaagggtagggattatattttcgttgttgtggatagattctctaagatggcacattttatagcgtgtcataaaaccgatgatgcttcaaacattgcagatttgttctttagagaagtctttaggttgcatggcatgcctaggactattgtttctggtcgcgatgttaaattcttgagttacttttggaagactttatgggctaaacttggcacaaaattgttggtttctactacttgtcatcctcaaacggatggacaaactgaagttgtcaatagaactttgggaacacttttgcgtgctattcttaaaaagaacttggattgacatttctatggacttcattttggggcagcctaggactaagaaggggagggattctatttttgttgttgtggatagattctcctagatggcacatttatagcctgtcataaaaccgatgatgctccaaacattgtggatttgttctttagagaagtcgttaggttgcatggcatgcctaggactatagtttctggtcgcgatgttaaattcttgagttacttttggaatactttatgggctaaactttgcacaaaattgttgttttctactacttgtcatcctcaaacggatggacaaactgaagttgtcaagaaaactttgggaacacttttgcgtgatattcttaaaaagaacttggattgaaatttctatggacttcattttggggttgcctagttctaagaaggggagggattctatttttgttgttgtggatagtttctcttagatggcacattttatagcttgtcataaaaccgatgatgcttcaaacattgtggatttgttctttagagaagtcgttaggttgcatggcatgcctaagactattgtttctgttcaggatgttaaattcttgtgttacttttggaagactttatgggctaaacttggcacaaaattgttggtttctactacttgtcatcctcaaacggatggacaaactgaagttgtcaatagaactttgggaacacttttgcgtgctattcttaaaaagaacttggatagacatttctatggtctttattttggggttgcctaggactaagaaggggagggattttatttttgttgttgtggatagattctctaacatggcacattttatagcttgtcataaaaccgatgatgcttcaaacattgcggatttgttcttttgagaagtcgttaggttgcatggcatgcctaggactattgtttctggtcgcaatgttaaattcttgagttacttttagaagacttcatgggctaaacttggcacaaaattgttgttttctactacttgtcatcctcaaacggatggacaaactgaagttgtcaatagaactttgggaacacttttgcgtgctattcttaaaaagaacttggattgacatttctatggacttcattttggggttgcctaggactaagaaggggagggattctatttttgttgttgtggatagattctctaagacggcacattttatagcttgtcataaaaccgatgatgcttcaaacattgcggatttgttctttagagaaatcgttagattgcatggcatgcctaggactattgtttctggtcgcgatgttaaattcttgagttacttttggaagactttatgggctaaacttggcacaaaattgttggtttctactacttgtcatcctcaaacggatggacaaactgaagttgtcaatagaactttgggaacacttttgcgtgctattcctaaaaagaacttggattgacatttgatgtgaatctggccgggcatggtgttcaaattattgataagcaagggagaagggctcgtgatgcatgggagcacgttggaaagccgaaggaacattaatcaagcattattttgaagaaccgaggctgcacggacccgagcacggaccagtacacggggtccgtgtccattacatttgaggaagagaaacccgagtctacacggacccgagcacggacctgtgcacggggtccgtgtccattgttttccggagagtaattttacagagcctacacggacccttacccagAGGCCTACACGGTGTCCGTGCCCTTTAGTTTTGACGGAGAGTTATTTTCCTaaataagagttttatttattttggtaactagatttcatatctttttgatttgtagtcaatatatagacgaattttattgattgtaaacacaacaattgattattattcatcttttatgatattttatcattgagaattctctcaaacacaagcttaagtttcgttataacttttgcgttgtatcaaatcaaacttatcaaaagatttatcttttgtggcgtttgtcaatcgagtatcacgagggttgccaagggcgggttctttggaggttctcttgaacgcgATTGTTCTTATcgttgattatttgttgctaaactcttgctagtttagaggtgaatatcacacaatacttgaatcaaagatcgggaaaacgcACGCGTCttgttatcgtaattgaatagagggtgcgatttatttttaatcgtgtttgctatttattcgtgtcaagattcgcatcatttggtatcagagctcaaggttttttattcaagtaagcgtatccattcaattcttcgtaggatttTCGTATAGCGATTTCTGCGAATTTATtgaatctacaaaaaaaaaaaaatcgcgatTACTATTCATCGTTGCCGAAGTTACTGTTCACGTCAGGTACTGTTCACGACAAaattactgttcacggtactgttcacccggaaaaaaaaaagagaggaaaaaaaaatattaattttggaatcgggtgtttgttggaattttagcgCTTATATTTCAGCGTTAAGTTTGTCTTTATCGTTTAGtcgcattctagtcaatttttcaaagttgcttgttcttgtgtggtctaagtgagtcgaatttcagacgtcacaggattgatctcataagtttgatacgtggaagccacGAGACTTAAGCGCCCGCTTGAGAATTCTCGcttgagtgaaaatatttgagtggagtgaattttcattggagtgatttgtgaggttttgtggtgagggaaaaagacgagtgcgagtgaattttcattggagtgactagtgagaatttgtggtgaggaaactttattctttattgttttatactaacctttttcttgcaggtataatgattgacggacgtcaatttaaaacgatgttaggaggattggatagaaggtgggagaaggagtttaagcctcaacgaaaaaaatatcggaggtgtgaagaagaggagatgtatgatatgcatattgatgagaataggcgaggtagtagagttggaggagatacgttgttgaacatggatcgttataggagatttgatgaggataaggggtatagaagccgggaagggtatagactgagtggtacgaagatgacaattccatttttcagtggggaagccgatccaaaggtgtaccttgagtgggaagagagaatggagtgtgtatttgagagacgggaggattataccgaagcaatgaaggtaagacgagcttgcagtgagtttaccgactatgctagtacttggtgggataagttagtactaggtaggagacgatgtgggcatgaccctatagttacatgggatgagatgaaaatggTGATGAGGAAGCAGTTTGTTCCAAATCACAATGCTAGGAGGTGCAACTCGAGTGGTAGGCAGGGAATTGACTCGTGGGAGGAGTTCTTGACATCCGCACGAAGGTCGAGTGGAGAGAAGAAGGTCATAACTAGACCGAAGTTGGTTTCGAAGcttgaatatcaaggtacatttaaaaactcaaattctcgtacttgtgatattatatgttgttggtgtcTAGAGGTAGGACATGATATTTATCATTGTCCGAATGAGGATATGAAGGTAGTGGATTCCACTTCCAACCTTGAAGCCAAACCTGTggatgatttgaatgttgaggTTGATACTTCAATTGTGTCTCATGcgagtattgagtgttgtgctgtggagggtgagttattagatgatgtgcaagttgtttcttttgctcCGCTGTCTACGAATGTCATTTGTATTGGCGAATCAATTTGttatgagttgagagaaaaagaaaatgagatggtCGGAAAAAAGAGTGATAAAAAAAGTGAGATGTCCCTCGATGAAAAAAAAGAGTGGtgtgaaaaagaggccaaagaaaaagaaaagaaatataatttgaaggcccaaaagagtgaaaagagtgaggatgagagttgtttaattttgtataaatctcTCCAAGTACCTAGGTACAAAGATGAGATTTACATATCTAGTGAtaatatagccggttcaatcccgagcatcgTTATTTCTCATTTGCAGGGTTATGATGAAGTTGTGATGAGGGGACGAGCAAATGTGGAAGGTGTAAAAATGCAATGGGGTGATCCATTTGGTATTGAGAGCAATCACCGTGAGGTAAGCATAGTTGCCCACGCAACAAGCATGAGGTATGATTTTAGTCCTTATCTTAATTCATTGTTGTGTTGTGCTCAAGAATTTGGGGTGAGTGTTGAAAGTGTGATGTCCAAATGGCCTAACTATGAGTTAACGATTTTGTCGAGGCGTCACAAAATTGAGAGTGGTGATATATTGAATGGACTAGATTCAAATatgattgattttgagtgttcaAAGATTGTCAAGTTGATAAGGCTTTGTCATGGCAATGACTTGTGTGCAATTGAATTCAATTCATGTGATGAGTTGAATGATTACATGGATAGTACATTTAATGTGTTCTATTTTCATGATTCTTACTTGTTTGATGATGGCTTTGGAAATAGCATGAATGAatgtaagaatttttatgtgcataatgagtacaattttaaggagaataaattcttcattctatattcattgcatgtgttatgtactagtgatgcatatagtggtgtttttatctttgataaaatgcatgattatatgtgttggttgcatatgaagaggtatgttgagtgggattgtgaggcatgcattgcatataagagattgacattttgcctagattcttatatcgtgcatgaactatgtcttattcctagtgagctatggTCGTACACGTGTATGGATATCATTTGTGTgttgactaggtctaagaaggggaggaatctgATTTCGTGATACTGAATAATATCTTGTTGTTATTTGGTGTCATTtgttatttaatgtttggtaaagTTGATGAGTTTGTAGGAAAGACAATGGTGATGTTGGGAATTCCAGTGCTAAGGGAGCGGGCAAACGATAGCGTCTACAAACTTGAGCTTagaggtaagcatgttgataatatcgtccttgttattactaacttgcttcgtttttgtgcaggggggcaagatttgaggacaaatctttttgaagaaggggagtatgatgtgaatctggccgggtatggtgttcaaattattgataagcaagggagaagggctcgtgatgcatgggagcacgttggaaagccgaaggaacattaatcaagcattattttgaagaaccgaggctgcacggacccgagcacggaccagtacacggggtccgtgtccattacatttgaggaagagaaacccgagtctacacggacccgagcacggacctgtgcacggggtccgtgtccattgtttttccggagagtaattttacagagcctacacggacccttacccggaggcctacacggggtccgtgccctttagttTTGACGGAGAGTTATTTTCCTaaataagagttttatttattttggtaactagatttcatatctttttgatttgtagtcaatatatagacgaattttgtaatgcccgagatttaatcattataatcagacgaGTGATTAtcgacatgattgaggttataagaacttAAATGAGGGCGTCGTTGCATGGTTAGCCAAGAAATTgggacagaaccttcggcgctcgagcggtagaaagagaccgcccgagcgctaaTGCACCATAAGGTTACCCtttggacagaatgtctcgcgcccgagcggtagtttttgaccgcccgagcgcgagaggagGATAGGATGAGAATTCGAACAgtatgttcggcgcccgagcggtacatttcaaccgctcgagcgccacc
Above is a window of Primulina eburnea isolate SZY01 unplaced genomic scaffold, ASM2296580v1 ctg557, whole genome shotgun sequence DNA encoding:
- the LOC140821377 gene encoding uncharacterized protein, translating into MDSGFRVSIPSGDQMFTSRIVRGLELRLQQKAVRADLIVLPLPEFDIILGMDWLSSHGAVIDFRQRSVSVRPPSGKPFVFEAARHQQFPHVISCMCARKLIKRGCQTFLASIVSVSELVSQRLEDVDVVNEFSSVFPDDVSGIPPDREVEFSIELMPGTVPNTFARYS